One Lytechinus variegatus isolate NC3 chromosome 14, Lvar_3.0, whole genome shotgun sequence genomic region harbors:
- the LOC121427991 gene encoding uncharacterized protein LOC121427991 produces MADTLKNVISQSTECPVCLSTFTDPKILSCSHTFCKTCLDNLLECQGNYQIRCPVCRAVTQVPNQDVSKLPVNLALKNLIEDMKCHPQICTSCKSDDKSSAAVYCQDCGKYLCTTCLNTHSQWGDFIDHEVVAMSEISSGKVTVRRYRKCRKHPKEDEECFCSNCRRFTCFRCVVMEHKDEAKHQVIEAAAYENRHRESIEDIKSKVDEKQVCFQKYLDFIDEQMKLVGSAKKECIYDVNKAYNDIVRQLTERRDILLGEVKEKTEGVEKELEEMKTSAQKYINQLTTVADMVTNRTKIPFDMDTLAAHDTLCEEIREAFDQEDPDYEKPRKSSKKGKRVGFERHVRKDELELGRIVNVVAKDVALPTKNSMNAMISTPDGGLAVGCAAGGINIFSSDGEFQQTVLKDVAIRAVGYLSDGRCIVIDYANDITLYTPEYVKLNVMFESLGEDEGGIPNLTVGADDLIYVSYRKAQKILVFSAEGGQAVRKIPCSGYTPEQINSYHGSLLVRTGNTLRLIDKEGVVQHTLTKPGSSIYAAVSQGNLILVATVKHEEGLVSIDEYTNELTPIRNLVNEYKIEKPHKRNWYYLQQYRSGELAFCTPDRLYIFHL; encoded by the coding sequence ATGGCTGacacattaaaaaatgtcatcTCCCAGAGTACGGAGTGTCCTGTATGTCTTTCTACCTTCACTGATCCCAAGATCCTGTCTTGTTCTCACACATTCTGCAAGACTTGCCTGGACAACCTCTTGGAGTGCCAAGGTAATTACCAGATTCGATGCCCTGTCTGCAGAGCAGTAACCCAGGTCCCAAACCAAGATGTCAGCAAACTACCGGTAAATCTTGCTTTGAAGAATCTTATAGAGGACATGAAGTGTCATCCTCAGATTTGCACGAGTTGTAAATCCGATGACAAGTCCAGTGCTGCTGTCTACTGCCAAGACTGTGGCAAGTATCTCTGCACCACTTGCCTTAACACCCACTCTCAATGGGGAGACTTCATTGATCATGAAGTCGTAGCCATGAGTGAGATCTCATCAGGGAAGGTGACAGTACGTAGATACCGGAAATGCAGGAAACACCCGAAAGAAGACGAGGAGTGTTTCTGTTCCAACTGCAGGAGATTCACATGCTTCAGGTGTGTTGTCATGGAACATAAAGACGAAGCTAAGCACCAGGTCATAGAGGCAGCTGCTTATGAGAACAGACACAGGGAGAGCATCGAAGACATAAAATCAAAGGTGGATGAGAAGCAAGTATGCTTCCAGAAGTACTTAGATTTCATCGATGAACAGATGAAGCTTGTTGGCAGTGCTAAGAAAGAGTGTATATATGATGTCAACAAGGCTTACAATGACATAGTCCGGCAACTGACAGAGAGAAGAGACATTCTGCTTGGAGAAGTTAAGGAAAAGACAGAAGGAGTAGAGAAAGAACTGGAAGAGATGAAGACATCGGCTCAGAAGTACATCAATCAGTTGACGACCGTTGCTGACATGGTAACCAATAGAACAAAGATACCGTTCGATATGGATACTTTGGCTGCACACGACACTCTGTGTGAGGAGATACGAGAGGCTTTTGATCAAGAGGATCCTGACTACGAGAAGCCCAGGAAATCAAGCAAGAAAGGAAAACGTGTCGGTTTTGAGAGACACGTTCGAAAGGACGAGCTAGAGCTCGGTAGGATTGTTAACGTAGTTGCGAAGGACGTCGCTTTGCCGACTAAGAACAGCATGAATGCCATGATTAGTACTCCAGATGGAGGACTGGCAGTAGGATGTGCGGCAGGTGGCATCAACATTTTCTCTTCTGACGGCGAATTCCAACAGACAGTTCTCAAGGATGTTGCGATTCGTGCGGTAGGGTACCTCTCTGACGGTCGATGTATTGTGATCGATTATGCAAACGATATCACACTCTACACACCAGAATACGTaaaattgaatgtaatgttTGAGTCTTTAGGTGAAGATGAAGGCGGGATTCCTAATCTCACTGTTGGTGCTGATGATCTGATCTACGTGAGCTACAGAAAAGCCCAAAAGATCCTTGTATTTTCAGCAGAAGGTGGGCAAGCAGTCAGGAAGATACCATGCAGTGGATATACGCCTGAACAAATCAATAGTTACCATGGCTCTCTTCTCGTAAGAACAGGGAATACTTTACGATTGATAGACAAAGAAGGTGTTGTACAACATACATTAACCAAACCTGGTAGTTCCATTTATGCTGCTGTATCTCAAGGTAATCTCATCCTGGTAGCCACGGTGAAGCATGAAGAAGGGTTGGTGAGTATTGACGAGTATACAAATGAGCTTACACCCATACGAAACCTTGTTAATGAGTACAAGATTGAAAAGCCTCATAAGAGAAATTGGTATTATCTCCAGCAATACCGATCAGGCGAGCTCGCTTTCTGCACCCCGGATAGACTCTATATATTCCACTTATAA